The following are encoded in a window of Oreochromis aureus strain Israel breed Guangdong linkage group 10, ZZ_aureus, whole genome shotgun sequence genomic DNA:
- the zgc:163098 gene encoding U2 snRNP-associated SURP motif-containing protein → MADRKGKPAAPLKTLTKKEQEELKKKEEEKAAEVFEEFLASFETSEKSRVKTFVRGGIVNATKEEEAAEVKKSKLYQPATKFVPVSQHVSPSAESKKSTFKKKAEEKKKSNLELFKEELKLIQEEREERHKRKKNDSGGGPYGDLDTPLSGRSTLYDDLTVPTTTNLYINCISPKMNEEMLCKEFCKYGPLASVKIMWPRTDEERCRTSNRAFVAFMTRKDAERALAALDGKVIMGFEMKLGWGKPARIPPQPLYTPVGVRVTPPPPSGLPFNAQPRDRFRNDFTKPLGMSKKELDKTLSEAVVKVVIPTERNLLFLIHRMIEFVVREGPVFEAIIMNKEKNNPHYRFLFDNKSQDHVYYRWKLFSILQGESPTEWRTTDFRMFRGGSLWRPPSLNSYSQRSEERAEEEDDVSHEEEVKKGQLRAEHRQRLEMLLKELTPGREDIANAMMFCLDRADAAEEVVGHVSDSFSSLQTSLQKKIARLYLVSDILHNSCAKVAGASYYRKYFEAKLPQIFGDLNAAHKNIQARLQAELFKQKVMSCFRAWEDWAIYPQPYLIHLQNIFLGFAKAGEEPAEMAEEVSCDIDGAPMDSTPMDGIPLDRAPVDDLDGCPMGWDPLDGVPVDDIDGVPLGVTADDIDGMPLDEGSVPVSSVPLSKWEKTTDTGVFSQAKTESKWDTVVERDSGDEANVSGNSQDEDSESDSSADSSSLSNYDSAVFQSSLRSFQMSESKRKRLRELEVKVMKIQDELESGKRPRKSGMSLQQQVEHYRNKLLQKEFEKDEEKNERSTSKSKERSKDDRRSKERSRKNDDGDRRRSNDPGHQARKSRSISPLKSPKRSKRSRSPSPDHKAGKSRSRSPHRSHKKAKKSKH, encoded by the exons ATGGCAGATAGAAAGGGGAAACCAGCAGCtccactgaaaacactcacaaagaAGGAACAAGAGGAGCTCAAAAAAAAG GAGGAAGAAAAAGCAGCAGAGGTGTTTGAAGAATTTCTGGCTTCATTTGAGACCAGCGAGAAAAGCAGAGTGAAAACTTTTGTCCGTGGAGGTATTGTGAATGCGACTAAAG AGGAGGAAGCAGCAGAGGTCAAGAAAAGTAAGCTCTACCAACCTGCTACCAAGTTTGTCCCTGTGTCCCAGCATGTCTCACCATCAGCTGAAAGCAAAAAGTCT acctttaaaaaaaaggcagaagagaaaaagaagagtaaTCTGGAACTATTCAAGGAAGAACTTAAGCT AATACAAGAAGAGCGTGAGGAGAGAcataaaaggaagaaaaatgactCCGGTGGAGGACCATATGGAGATCTGGACACGCCTTTATCAGGACGATCAA CCTTATATGATGACCTGACAGTGCCAACCACCACTAATCTCTACATTAACTGCATAAGTCCAAAG ATGAATGAAGAAATGCTCTGTAAAGAGTTCTGTAAGTATGGTCCCCTGGCCAGTGTGAAGATTATGTGGCCCCGAACAGACGAGGAGCGCTGCAGAACCTCAAACAGAGCATTCGTGGCCTTCATGACACGGAAAGATGCGGAGAGAGCCTTGGCTGCACTAGATG GTAAAGTGATTATGGGGTTTGAGATGAAGCTGGGATGGGGCAAACCTGCTCGCATCCCACCTCAGCCTCTCTACACACCGGTGGGAGTGAGAGTCACACCGCCGCCGCCATCCGGCCTGCCTTTCAATGCTCAGCCCAGGGATCGCTTCCGCAATGACTTCACCAAGCCGCTGGGCATGTCTAAAAAAGAGCTTGACAAG ACTCTGTCCGAAGCCGTAGTCAAAGTGGTTATCCCAACCGAAAG GAATCTGTTATTCCTTATTCACAGGATGATAGAGTTTGTGGTGCGTGAAGGTCCAGTGTTTGAAGCCATAATCatgaataaagagaaaaacaacccACATTACAG ATTCCTTTTTGACAACAAAAGCCAAGATCATGTGTATTATCGCTGGAAGCTTTTCTCCATTCTTCAG GGAGAGTCCCCAACAGAGTGGAGGACGACAGATTTTCGCATGTTCCGCGGAGGCTCTTTGTGGAGACCGCCTTCTTTAAACAGCTACTCTCAGAGAAGTGAAGAAAGggcagaggaagaagatgatGTTTCCCATGAGGAGGAGGTGAAGAAAGGGCAGCTCCGAGCTGA GCACAGACAGAGGCTGGAGATGTTGCTTAAGGAGCTCACTCCAGGGAGAGAAGACATTGCCAATGCCATGATGTTCTGTCTTGACCGAGCAGACGCAGCAGAGGAAGTAGTGGGACATGTCTCCGATTCCTTCTCCTCGCTCCAGACGTCCCTTCAGAAGAAG ATCGCCAGGTTGTACCTTGTGTCAGACATCTTGCACAATTCATGTGCCAAAGTAGCCGGTGCCTCGTATTACCGGAAATA TTTTGAAGCAAAGCTGCCACAGATATTTGGAGATCTTAACGCAGCGCACAAAAACATACAAGCCAGGCTGCAGGCAGAGTTGTTTAAG CAAAAGGTCATGAGTTGTTTTCGAGCTTGGGAGGACTGGGCCATTTACCCACAGCCTTATCTAATCCACCTTCAGAATATATTTCTCGGCTTTGCCAAAGCAGGGGAGGAGCCGGCAGAGATGGCAGAG GAAGTATCCTGTGATATTGACGGTGCACCAATGGACAGCACACCTATGGATGGCATACCTTTGGACAGAGCTCCTGTGGATGACCTGGATGGCTGCCCTATGGGCTGGGACCCTCTAGATGGAGTCCCTGTTGACGACATAGACGGTGTTCCCTTAGGGGTCACCGCTGATGACATTGATGGGATGCCTT TGGATGAAGGCAGTGTTCCTGTCTCAAGTGTGCCTTTGTCTAAGTGGGAGAAGACTACTGATACTGGGGTGTTTTCTCAAG CAAAGACTGAATCTAAGTGGGACACTGTGGTGGAGCGAGACAGCGGCGATGAAGCAAACGTGAG TGGCAACTCGCAAGACGAAGACTCGGAGAGCGACAGCAGTGCCGATTCTTCCAGTCTATCAAACTATGACAGTGCAGTTTTTCAAAGCTCGCTCAGAAGTTTTCAGATGTCTGAGAGCAAAAGGAAAAGGCTGCGAGAGCTAGAG GTAAAGGTTATGAAGATCCAAGATGAGCTGGAGTCTGGCAAAAGGCCGAGGAAGTCTGGAATGAGCTTACAGCAACAAGTGGAGCACTACAGAAACAAACTGCTACAAAAG GAGTTTGAAAAAGATGAAGAGAAGAACGAGAGATCAACATCAAAATCCAAAGAGAGGTCCAAGGACGACAGGAGGAGCAAAGAAAGGAGCAGAAAAAATGACGATGGGGATAGAAGACGTAGTAATGACCCTGGACACCAGGCCCGAAAATCAAGGAGCATCTCTCCTTTAAA GTCTCCCAAACGGTCCAAACGGTCCCGATCACCATCTCCGGACCACAAGGCAGGCAAATCCAGGTCACGGTCACCCCATCGCTCACACAAGAAAGCAAAGAAGAGCAAACATTGA
- the wdr44 gene encoding WD repeat-containing protein 44, protein MASDTSDTEEFYDAPEDPNFTPSPQVSPAKFVIPSPQLLHSSVNVAQDLSCATSETQQDDSLQIIDSIIEESQKGDVGEVAQLLDQLYVDVASEPNEQNNGDTVPGELAVPAVEPQVVERSEEQRISIVSNGECSIPALEPTDLPGPSAGSQEHVQPPDITSTIGQSQPSLSVVVAEGGQEPRPADILDQVPLTDRPADSDSSGSLKPQQFTVEPDIVASTKKPPPSRPPPPSGGPPARPPPPSRPKLPTKKLQECVRPSGLEVSGVSVVSSDSLEPSGLLSPGSTVRSLTKELQHSLDLASATSGDKVVTAQENEDEQTSSQSGGQTPGPQRPRSNSGRELTDEEILASVMIKNLDTGEEIPLIQAEEKLPAGINPLTLHIMRRTKEYITNDAAQSDDDEKTQTPMTDTDGGKLKQRTTQLKKFLGKSVKKAKHLAEEYGEKAVNKVKSVRDEVFHTDQDDPSSSDDEGMPYTRQAKFKAAHSFKGPFDFDQIKVVQDLSGEHMGAVWTMKFSHCGRLLATAGQDNVVRIWVLKTAFDYFNNMRLKYNTEGRVSPSPSQESLCSSKSDTETGASCIPEDPDTEDRNAPFRQVPFCKYKGHTADLLDLSWSKNFFLLSSSMDKTVRLWHISRRECLCCFQHIDFVTAIAFHPRDDRYFLSGSLDGKLRLWNIPDKKVALWNEVDGQTRLITAANFCQNGKYAVIGTYDGRCIFYDTERLKYHTQIHVRSTRGRNKVGRKITGIEPLPGENKILVTSNDSRIRLYDLRDLSLSMKYKGYVNSSSQIKASFSHDYSFIVSGSEDKYIYIWSTYHDLSKFTSVRRDRNDFWEGIKAHNAVVTSAIFAPHPGLIVPQESGAEKPEAECKSLDSTDSETIPSGALKTDHTEVLLSADFTGAIKVFINVKKY, encoded by the exons ATGGCGTCAGATACAAGTGACACGGAGGAATTCTATGATGCTCCAGAGGACCCCAATTTTACTCCGTCTCCACAAGT gTCTCCAGCAAAGTTCGTCATTCCTTCACCTCAG CTTTTGCACAGTTCAGTAAACGTTGCGCAAGATTTGAGCTGTGCCACTTCTGAGACTCAGCAAGATGATTCGTTACAG ATCATTGATAGTATCATCGAAGAGAGTCAAAAGGGAGACGTAGGTGAGGTGGCTCAGCTGTTAGATCAGCTGTATGTTGATGTAGCATCAGAGCCAAATGAGCAGAATAATGGTGACACAGTCCCTGGGGAGCTGGCTGTGCCAGCTGTTGAACCCCAGGTCGTCGAGAGGTCAGAGGAACAACGGATTAGCATAGTATCAAACGGCGAGTGCTCTATACCTGCTCTCGAGCCCACAGATCTCCCAGGGCCATCAGCTGGCTCACAAGAACATGTTCAGCCTCCAGACATCACCAGCACCATAGGACAGAGTCAGCCCAGCCTGTCTGTTGTGGTTGCAGAAGGTGGTCAGGAGCCAAGACCGGCTGACATCTTAGACCAGGTTCCCTTGACTGACAGGCCAGCTGACTCGGACTCCTCTGGGTCTTTAAAACCTCAGCAGTTCACAGTGGAGCCAGACATTGTAGCTAGCACAAAGAAGCCTCCTCCCTCACGCCCACCCCCTCCAAGCGGGGGTCCTCCTGCAAGACCTCCTCCACCATCTCGGCCGAAATTACCCACCAAGAAGTTACAGGAGTGTGTTAGGCCAAGTGGGCTGGAAG TGTCTGGTGTCAGTGTGGTCAGCAGTGATTCTCTGGAGCCATCTGGCCTCCTGTCTCCTGGCAGCACTGTGAGAAGTCTAACCAAAGAGCTGCAGCATTCCTTGGATCTGGCCAGTGCTACCAGTGGAGACAAGGTGGTGACGGCACAG gaaaatgAAGATGAACAGACCTCATCTCAGAGCGGAGGACAGACCCCAGGCCCTCAACGTCCTCGGTCAAACTCTGGCAGAGAACTGACAGATGAA gaaatcTTGGCCAGTGTGATGATCAAGAATTTAGACACTGGGGAAGAAATTCCTCTAATTCAGGCGGAGGAGAAACTTCCTGCTGGGATCAACCCTCTCACTCTGCACATTATGAGGAGGACCAAGGAGTACATCAC GAATGATGCAGCACAGTCAGATGATGATGAGAAGACTCAGACTCCAATGACAGACACAGACGGTGGAAAACTAAAACAGAGAAC GACCCAATTAAAAAAATTCCTCGGCAAGTCAGTGAAGAAGGCCAAGCACCTGGCTGAGGAGTACGGAGAGAAGGCAGTCAACAAAGTGAAAAGTGTTCGTgatgaag TCTTCCATACAGATCAGGATGATCCATCATCGAGCGACGATGAGGGCATGCCTTACACCAGGCAGGCCAAGTTCAAGGCAGCGCATAGCTTCAAGGGTCCCTTTGACTTTGACCAGATTAAGGTTGTGCAGGACCTCAGTGGAGAGCACATG gggGCCGTTTGGACAATGAAGTTTTCTCACTGTGGGAGGCTGCTGGCAACTGCAGGCCAAGATAATGTGGTTCGCATTTGGGTCCTGAAAACGGCATTTGATTACTTCAATAATATGAGATTAAAGTACAATACTGAAG GTCGAGTGTCACCTTCTCCTTCTCAGGAAAGTTTATGTTCTTCTAAATCTGACACTGAGACTGGG GCAAGTTGTATTCCAGAGGACCCAGACACGGAAGATAGAAATGCCCCTTTCCGTCAAGTCCCTTTCTGCAAGTACAAGGGTCACACGGCTGATCTGTTGGACTTATCCTGGTCAAAG AACTTTTTCCTGCTCTCCTCTTCTATGGATAAAACAGTCAGGTTATGGCACATATCCAGGCGAGAGTGTCTCTGCTGCTTTCAGCACATTGATTTTGTCACAGCCATTGCTTTCCATCCCAGG GATGACAGGTACTTTTTAAGCGGCTCTCTAGATGGAAAACTACGGCTCTGGAACATTCCAGATAAGAAGGTGGCTTTGTGGAATGAGGTGGATGGCCAAACCCGGCTCATCACTGCTGCCAACTTCTGCCAAAATGGGAAATATGCAGTGATTGGCACCTATGATGGTCGATGTATCTTCTATGACACAGAG CGTCTGAAATACCACACGCAAATTCATGTGCGGTCCACCAGAGGAAGGAACAAAGTGGGACGCAAGATCACTGGCATTGAACCTCTGCCTGGAGAAAATAAG ATTTTGGTGACATCAAATGATTCCCGCATTCGCCTTTATGACCTGAGGGACTTGTCTCTATCAATGAAGTACAAGGGTTATGTCAACAGTAGCAGCCAGATTAAGGCCAGCTTCAG TCATGACTACTCCTTCATAGTAAGCGGCTCAGAGGACAAGTACATATACATCTGGAGCACTTACCATGACTTGAGCAAATTCACATCTGTACGGCGGGACCGCAATGACTTCTGGGAAGGGATTAAAG caCACAACGCTGTGGTCACATCAGCCATTTTCGCACCCCACCCAGGCCTTATTGTCCCACAGGAGAGTGGTGCAGAGAAGCCAGAAGCAGAGTGTAAGAGCCTGGACTCCACAGACTCTGAAACAATACCCTCAG GAGCATTAAAGACAGATCACACAGAAGTTCTTCTCTCTGCTGACTTCACTGGAGCCATCAAGGTTTTTatcaatgtaaaaaaatactGA